In Paenibacillus durus, the DNA window CTTTGGGCACAAAAACCCCGACACCGATACGATTTGTTCCGCCATCGCCTACGCCGCGCTCAAAAAAGAGCTGGGCTGGGACGTTGAAGCTGTCCGCCTTGGCGAAGTCGGCTCCGAAACGCAATATGCGCTGGACCACTTCGGTGTGGAAGTTCCGCGTCTTGTGGAAAATGTGGCTGGCGAAGCGAAGCAGGTTATTCTCGTCGACCACAACGAGCGCCAGCAAAGCGCCAGCGATATCGATCAGGTGCGTGTTGTTGAAGTTATCGACCATCACCGGATCGCCAACTTTGAAACAGCACATCCGCTGTATTACCGCGCCGAGCCGGTAGGCTGTACCGCAACGATCTTGAAGAAGCTGTACAAGGAGAACGGAGTGGAGATTTCGAAGCCGGTTGCGGGACTTATGCTGTCCGCTATCGTGTCCGACTCCCTGCTGTTTAAGTCCCCGACCTGCACGGACGAGGACGTGGCCGCAGCCAAAGAGCTGGCGGAAATCGCCGGTGTGGACACAGACAGCTACGGCCTGAGCATGCTGAAAGCCGGAGCTGACCTCAGCGACAAGAGCATCGATACGCTGCTTAATCTGGATGCGAAGGAATTCAGCATGGGCGGCAAGAAAGTGATTATCGCCCAGGTCAACGCGGTGGATACGAATGATGTGCTGTCCCGCCAAGCCGAGCTTGAGACTGCCCTGCAAAGCATTGTTGACGAGAAAGGGCTCGATCTGTTCCTGTTCGTCGTAACGGACATCCTGAACAGCGATTCCGTCGGCGTCGCTCTGGGCAGCGCGGCAGGAGCCGTGGAGCAGGCATATAATGTGAAGCTGGACGACAACAAGGCTCTGCTCAAAGGCGTTGTTTCCCGTAAGTCGCAGATCGTGCCGGTGCTTACCGAGACGATGGCCAAGCTGTAAATTTTGACAACTCATTTGTAGTTGCCAAGCGCCCTTTGCGGGGCTGCTTAACAGGGAGTTCCGGGGGCCATAACTGGCGCGGAATTCCCTTTTTGCTGTGGGGCTCATACATGTGTGCTGCGAAAATCCATTGCCTGTTGGTTTGTCCATTGTTACAATTAAGAAGACTTAAAGTCAGGAGGCGATTTTCATGGCTAAACGCAATATAGGCACCCTGCAGTACAAATCGTTCGGCCTGGCCCTTCAGGCTCTGGTGGTCATTGCCAAGGATGGGGGGACCTGTCCAAGCTGCGAGATTGCCAAGCTGATGTCATCTGAGCCGACGCTGCTGCGCCGCATTCTCGCCAAGCTGGCGAAGGAGTCCATCCTGGTCACCCGCGAAGGGCGGGACGGCGGGTATATGCTGAACAAGGCGCCCGATCAGCTGACGCTGGCCGAGGTGTACCGTGCGCTGGAGGTAGGGGAAGCCCGGCATCAAGCGGTCAGCGGCACGATGTGCGTGAATGATTTCGGCACGCAGATGAAGACGGCATTCTGCGGCATTCTGGAAGAGGTCGACCACAGTGTCACCGAGGTGCTGAAGAAATATACGGTTGCGGACGTCGTTCGAAAAGCGGGATATTGACAGATTGTTTTTTATTGTTTTATACTGTGCTTATTAAACAACAGTTATATCGGCGGCGAATTGATGCAAGGTGAATCTTTTTTTGGTTTTATCTGTGCTGTTATACACACAGAAAGAAACAAGGATAGGAACATCCGCCGCGCGGCCCGGCCGGCGGGAATATTTTTCGGGAGGTTAACCTGCTATGGAGACACAAGTTAATATTAATCCGGCTTTCAGCCAAGTCTTGCGCGAACGCCATTCGGTGAGAAAGTATGATTCTTCCCGGAAAATGTCCAACGAAGAAATCAATGACCTGTTAAATGATGCGATTCTGGCGCCTTCTTCTTCCAATCTTCAGCCCTGGCGTTTTATCGTCATTACGGATCAGGCGCTTAAGGAACAGCTGCTGCCAATTGCGTTCAACCAGCAGCAGGTTGTGGAATCGTCCGCAATTATTGCTGTCCTTGGCGATCTGGAGGCCTACCGCAACGTAAACAAGATTTGGGACTCGGCGGTAGAAGCGGGTCTTGCGACGCCGGAAGTGCGGGATATGATGGTGGAGAACAGCCGCAACACTTACTCCAACTTTAGCCGGGAGAAGCAGAAGGAAATCGCGCTGGTGGACGGCGGTCTCGTGTCCATGCAGCTGATGCTCGCCGCCAAGGCGAAAGGCTATGACACGGTGGCGATGGGCGGTTATGATGCCGAGAAATTCCGTGAGATGTTCCAGATTCCGCCGCGTTATGCGACTGTTATGCTGATTGCCGTAGGCCATGCCGCAGTCCCGGGCCGCCAGACCTCGCGCCTGCCGCTGGAAGATATCGCTTCTTACAACGGCTTCAAGGGCCAAGATTAATAGCATGAAATATCATTAACAATCCCCGATCCTTTCTTCCTGGAGGTATCGGTTAATACGAACCCCCGCCGAACCCGGCGGGGGTTCGCCGCGTTCATGTGCCTGCTCTTTCGCGTTTGGAGAGTAGCGCCGCTTTCTGCTACAATCTTGGGTAGAGGCGGCAGCGAGCCGTTTTTGGAAACGTAGACCGACGAATAAGCTTATACAGGAGGGGAAAGTCATGATAAAGGTGTATACGGCTGAATCGGCCCACCGCTTTGACCACGGATGGCTGGAGGGAAGCCATATTTTTTCGTTCGGCGAATACTATGATCCGGACAATACCGTTTTTGGTCCCATGCGTGTATGCAACGACGACATCATCGCGCCGGGAAGAGGCTTTGGAGCCCATCCGCACAGCGATATGGAGATCGTCTCGATCATCCTCTCCGGCAGGCTTCGTCATGAAGATAATCTGGGGAATGTCGCGGAAAGCTCTTTTGGCGGCATTCAGCGGATGTCAGCCGGTACCGGAGTCATCCATACCGAGCATAATCCATCAAAGGATGAGCCCGTGCGGCTGCTTCAGCTCTGGTTCATGCCTGCGGTTCGCGGCTTACAGCCTTCGTATAAGGCGGGAAAATACTTGCCGGAGAAGCTTGAAGGAGCCTTGCTGCCGGTAGTGTCCGCCGAGGGGTCTGACGAGATCGTTGATATCGGGCAGGATATGACGATTTATCTGGGGCGGCTGCGCGGCGGGCAGGATCTTCGGTTCGAGCAGAAGCCGGGGCGCCGTATTTTTATATATATTATTGAAGGAAATGTTGCGGTCGGCGGCAATAAGCTAAGTTCAGGTGATTCGGCGCGGATTGAAGAAGAGAGCGCGGTTCAGCTTGCGGCGTCCGAACCCGCCTTTGTGCTGCTGATCGATCTGCCATAACTGTGCTGCGCTAACGAGGAGGTCGTTACAGATGAATCAGAGGGAAAGAGTATTGGTCAAGCATGCCGTGAGCGGGCGCACGCTGCTGAGCAGCACGGATGGATTAACCTATGCCTTCGACCGGGCTGGCGGGCTGACGCGGCTTACCATCTGCGGCGTTTCGACGGACAAGGGAAGCGAGGTCTTGACGCTCAAGGCGGAGCTGAATGTGTTCCGGTTCGAGGAGCCGGAGGGCGGGCCTGTTATCAAGCACTGGTATTACGTTGGCGATA includes these proteins:
- a CDS encoding RrF2 family transcriptional regulator; this translates as MAKRNIGTLQYKSFGLALQALVVIAKDGGTCPSCEIAKLMSSEPTLLRRILAKLAKESILVTREGRDGGYMLNKAPDQLTLAEVYRALEVGEARHQAVSGTMCVNDFGTQMKTAFCGILEEVDHSVTEVLKKYTVADVVRKAGY
- a CDS encoding pirin family protein, with product MIKVYTAESAHRFDHGWLEGSHIFSFGEYYDPDNTVFGPMRVCNDDIIAPGRGFGAHPHSDMEIVSIILSGRLRHEDNLGNVAESSFGGIQRMSAGTGVIHTEHNPSKDEPVRLLQLWFMPAVRGLQPSYKAGKYLPEKLEGALLPVVSAEGSDEIVDIGQDMTIYLGRLRGGQDLRFEQKPGRRIFIYIIEGNVAVGGNKLSSGDSARIEEESAVQLAASEPAFVLLIDLP
- a CDS encoding manganese-dependent inorganic pyrophosphatase, whose amino-acid sequence is MEKTLIFGHKNPDTDTICSAIAYAALKKELGWDVEAVRLGEVGSETQYALDHFGVEVPRLVENVAGEAKQVILVDHNERQQSASDIDQVRVVEVIDHHRIANFETAHPLYYRAEPVGCTATILKKLYKENGVEISKPVAGLMLSAIVSDSLLFKSPTCTDEDVAAAKELAEIAGVDTDSYGLSMLKAGADLSDKSIDTLLNLDAKEFSMGGKKVIIAQVNAVDTNDVLSRQAELETALQSIVDEKGLDLFLFVVTDILNSDSVGVALGSAAGAVEQAYNVKLDDNKALLKGVVSRKSQIVPVLTETMAKL
- a CDS encoding nitroreductase family protein, producing the protein METQVNINPAFSQVLRERHSVRKYDSSRKMSNEEINDLLNDAILAPSSSNLQPWRFIVITDQALKEQLLPIAFNQQQVVESSAIIAVLGDLEAYRNVNKIWDSAVEAGLATPEVRDMMVENSRNTYSNFSREKQKEIALVDGGLVSMQLMLAAKAKGYDTVAMGGYDAEKFREMFQIPPRYATVMLIAVGHAAVPGRQTSRLPLEDIASYNGFKGQD